A region of Fusobacterium sp. IOR10 DNA encodes the following proteins:
- a CDS encoding FadR/GntR family transcriptional regulator produces the protein MEKNEKSYEILINFVKDNIKSGHYKLGDKLPPERSLAENLNISRNSVREGIRILNRMGALKVIQGSGNYIHNNFLKPLEELIILMSSLEENSSLKEIIDFRYALELEALTLAIDKITPNQLKEISSFLNMLKTCQTEEMKSFYDKKLHFYIAELSGNRYIIDNLKAFDTLLNIFIENIRSKIFTDAENKEKLFKSHEEIVQGLYEKNLKKSREALNRHFEYIYKYMSK, from the coding sequence TAATATTAAAAGTGGTCATTATAAGCTCGGAGACAAACTTCCACCAGAAAGATCTCTTGCTGAAAATTTAAATATAAGTAGAAATTCTGTTAGAGAAGGTATTCGTATTTTAAATAGAATGGGAGCGTTAAAAGTAATTCAAGGATCTGGTAATTATATACATAACAACTTTCTTAAACCTTTAGAAGAACTTATTATTTTAATGTCTTCTTTGGAAGAAAATTCCAGTTTAAAAGAAATCATAGATTTTAGATATGCCTTGGAATTAGAAGCTTTAACTCTTGCTATTGATAAAATTACACCTAATCAATTGAAAGAAATTTCTAGTTTTTTAAATATGTTAAAAACCTGTCAAACAGAAGAAATGAAATCTTTTTATGATAAAAAATTACACTTTTATATAGCTGAACTTTCTGGAAATAGGTATATTATTGATAATTTAAAAGCCTTTGATACTCTTTTAAATATTTTCATTGAAAATATTAGATCAAAAATTTTTACAGATGCAGAAAATAAGGAAAAATTATTTAAATCCCACGAAGAAATAGTTCAAGGATTATATGAAAAGAATCTTAAAAAATCAAGAGAAGCTTTAAATAGACATTTTGAATACATTTATAAATATATGAGCAAATAA